Proteins encoded by one window of Fusarium graminearum PH-1 chromosome 1, whole genome shotgun sequence:
- a CDS encoding aldehyde dehydrogenase: MSLDIQLTAPNGRTYKQPTGLFINNEWVKSSNGEKITSINPTNEQEITSVYAGSSEDVDKAVRAARRALHNPSWRDLPGTERGKLLSRLATLVEENKEILATIETWDNGKPYTVALNDDVNEVAETLRYYGGFADKVYGQVIETTGDKFGYTIREPIGVCGQIIPWNFPLAMAAWKLGPALACGNAVILKPAEQTPLSILYLANLIVEAGFPPGVVNIINGLGTVAGAALASHMDVDKIAFTGSTPTARSIMKMASSNLKNITLETGGKSPLIVFDDADVDLAAYWAHAGIMYNQGQVCTATSRILVQESIYDKFMAAFGAQVKNISKVGDPFEESTFQGPQVTKAQYERILSFVDVGKKEGAKLALGGQPFKVGDGKGYFVEPTVFTDVTPKMRVFQEEVFGPFVVVTKFSSEDEAIHLANDTQYGLGSALFTTNLTRAHQVAKRIEAGMVWVNSSNDSDWRIPFGGVKQSGIGRELGEAGLAAYSNIKAVHVNIAAKL; this comes from the exons AAGCAGCCCACCGGTTTGTTCATCAACAATGAATGGGTCAAGTCGTCCAATGGCGAAAAGATAACTTCTATAAACCCAAC CAACGAGCAAGAAATCACATCCGTCTACGCTGGTTCGTCAGAAGACGTCGACAAAGCCGTCCGCGCTGCCCGCCGTGCCCTCCAcaacccatcatggcgaGATCTCCCAGGTACCGAGCGCGGTAAACTGCTCAGCCGCCTTGCTACACTTGTCGAAGAAAACAAAGAGATCCTCGCTACGATCGAAACATGGGATAATGGAAAGCCTTACACTGTCGCTTTGAACGACGACGTCAATGAAGTCGCTGAGACATTGAGATACTATGGTGGCTTTGCGGATAAGGTGTATGGACAAGTCATCGAAACAACAGGTGACAAGTTTGGATACACCATTCGTGAACCTATTGGCGTCTGTGGACAAATCATTCC GTGGAACTTCCCACTTGCAATGGCAGCTTGGAAGCTCGGCCCAGCTCTAGCATGCGGCAACGCAGTGATCCTCAAGCCCGCAGAACAAACACCCCTCTCAATCCTCTACCTTGCCAATCTTATCGTCGAAGCAGGCTTTCCCCCTGGtgttgtcaacatcatcaacggtcTAGGAACCGTTGCCGGTGCCGCACTTGCTTCACATATGGACGTCGATAAGATTGCCTTTACAGGTTCTACACCCACAGCGCGCAGCatcatgaagatggcaagcAGCAATCTGAAGAACATCACTTTGGAGACTGGTGGCAAGAGCCCTCTTatcgtctttgatgatgccgatgttgacttggctgcGTACTGGGCCCATGCTGGTATCATGTACAATCAGGGTCAAGTGTGCACTGCTACCAGTCGTATCCTTGTCCAAGAGAGCATCTATGACAAGTTCATGGCTGCTTTCGGAGCCCAAGTCAAGAACATCTCCAAGGTGGGCGATCCCTTTGAGGAGAGCACCTTCCAAGGACCCCAAGTCACCAAGGCCCAGTATGAAAGAATCTTATCCttcgttgatgttggtaAGAAAGAAGGTGCCAAACTGGCTCTTGGTGGTCAACCAttcaaggttggcgatggaaaggGTTACTTTGTCGAACCAACAGTCTTTACAGACGTTACACCCAAGATGCGTGttttccaagaagaagtcttCGGCCCATTTGTGGTTGTTACCAAGTTCTCTTCTGAAGACGAGGCTATTCACTTGGCTAATGATACACAATATGGCCTTGGAAGTGCGCTTTTCACAACAAATCTGACAAGGGCGCATCAAGTTGCCAAGAGGATCGAGGCAGGTATGGTCTGGGTCAACTCGAGCAATGACAGTGACTGGAGAATTCCCTTTGGCGGAGTAAAGCAGAGTGGTATTGGTCGGGAATTGGGAGAAGCTGGTCTTGCGGCTTATtccaacatcaaggctgtgCATGTCAACATTGCGGCAAAGCTATAG